TACCAATCTTGGTTGGGCCTTTCACTACCACATGAGAAAGTAGTTCCGTGCCCTCACCAATTTCCACTTTACTGTCTACGTAGCAAAATGGACCAATTTTAACATTCGCGCCAATAACAGCGCCTGCTTCAATCACTGCGGTTGGGTGGATTTGTGCCGTTGCATCAATCATATTAAAACTCTCTACGCGCACACTTCAGTTCTGCGGAACAAACCACGTCTCCGTCGACTTTTGCAACACCCGTAAAGGCAGCAATGCCACGGCGCTCTTTTAAGAACTCCACTTCAATGATGAGTTGATCACCTGGAAGAACGGGTTTGCGGAACTTGGCGCCATCGACGCTGGCAAAGTAGTACAACTCATTTTCAGACGGAGCACCAAATGATTTAAAGGCCAGCAGGCCAGTTGCCTGAGCCATGGCCTCCAGAATCAACACGCCTGGAAAAACCGGAAGTTGAGGAAAATGACCTGTAAACTGAGGTTCGTTTACCGAAACGTTCTTGATAGCGTGAAGATATTTTTCTTCCTGGAAGTCGATAACACGGTCAATCATCAAGAATGGGTAGCGATGAGGTAAAAGCGCCTGAATTTCAGTGATATTCATCGTTCTCTTTTCAGTAGTCAAAGTCTTATTCCTATATCAATACTGTATATATAGCGCGCCATTATAGAAGAAAAAGACTCGCAGTTCGCGAGTCTTTACAGAGAAATCACTTAATTATTCTGCTTTCTCTTGCTCGCCAAGGCGCTTTTCAACCACTTTCAAACGCTTGTTCATCTCATCAATGCGATGAACACGAGCGGCGGTTTTTCGCCACTCTTTGTTGGTTTGAAGCGGGATGCCAGACGAGTACATGCCTTTTTCATCAATACTGCGCATCACCATGCCCATGCCAGTAATTGTGACACCATCGGCGATGGAAATATGTCCATTGATAACGGAAGCGCCACCAATAGCGCAGTACTTACCAATCTGAGTACTGCCAGCGACGACTGTACCACCCGGCATGACGGTACCATATCCGATGTGCACGTTGTGCGCGATTTGCAACTGGTTATCTAAGATGACGTTATCTTCAATCACCGTATCGTCGAGCGCGCCACGATCTATGGTAGTACAAGCGCCGATCTCTACCCGGTTACCAATGCGAACGGTGCCAAGCTGAGGAATTTTGATCCACTCACCCTTATCATTGGCATAGCCAAAACCATCCGATCCAATCACCGACCCCGATTGAATCAGGCAG
The Vibrio navarrensis DNA segment above includes these coding regions:
- the fabZ gene encoding 3-hydroxyacyl-ACP dehydratase FabZ yields the protein MTTEKRTMNITEIQALLPHRYPFLMIDRVIDFQEEKYLHAIKNVSVNEPQFTGHFPQLPVFPGVLILEAMAQATGLLAFKSFGAPSENELYYFASVDGAKFRKPVLPGDQLIIEVEFLKERRGIAAFTGVAKVDGDVVCSAELKCARREF
- the lpxD gene encoding UDP-3-O-(3-hydroxymyristoyl)glucosamine N-acyltransferase; protein product: MKTLTLAELATITGGELHGDATATVSQVTPMDKAQEGDVTFLSNPKYAKHLADCRATLVMVKADQLMHCSGNALVVNDPYVAFAKVAQALDTTPKPAEGIAPSAVIAADAKLGQNVAVGANAVIESGVELGDNVIIGAGCFIGKNAKLGNNTKLWANVTIYHQVQIGTDCLIQSGSVIGSDGFGYANDKGEWIKIPQLGTVRIGNRVEIGACTTIDRGALDDTVIEDNVILDNQLQIAHNVHIGYGTVMPGGTVVAGSTQIGKYCAIGGASVINGHISIADGVTITGMGMVMRSIDEKGMYSSGIPLQTNKEWRKTAARVHRIDEMNKRLKVVEKRLGEQEKAE